From one Lolium rigidum isolate FL_2022 chromosome 4, APGP_CSIRO_Lrig_0.1, whole genome shotgun sequence genomic stretch:
- the LOC124647179 gene encoding uncharacterized protein LOC124647179, whose protein sequence is MESSPQNVLPLLLISSFILAMVSPSLSCATYCEAKIDETWYLRQVGSGPNQNQVIVVNSTAPATTSFGMIAVNNWAVLVAPDPNAVVVAHARGLHVQAGQAGTASWYTTFSLVFEGPRFNGSTLHATGITGFEGQWVVGGGTGELASAHGVIKHKILTGLGSAVENYRQLDIQAFYSLHPANG, encoded by the exons ATGGAAAGTAGTCCTCAAAATGTTCTGCCCCTGCTACTCATCTCCAGTTTCATCCTAGCCATGGTCAGTCCATCCTTGTCATGTGCCACTTATTGTGAAGCCAAGATAGATGAGACCTGGTACCTGCGCCAAGTTGGCAGTGGACCAAACCAGAACCAAGTGATAGTAGTTAACTCAACGGCCCCAGCAACAACTAGCTTTGGCATGATCGCCGTGAACAATTGGGCAGTGCTTGTTGCACCCGATCCCAACGCTGTTGTCGTTGCTCATGCGAGAGGCCTGCATGTGCAGGCTGGCCAAGCTGGTACTGCTTCCTGGTACACCACTTTCAGCTTGGTGTTTGAGGGGCCTAG GTTCAATGGGTCAACATTACATGCAACGGGGATCACCGGCTTCGAGGGCCAGTGGGTTGTTGGTGGTGGGACTGGAGAACTGGCATCGGCACACGGCGTCATCAAGCACAAAATACTCACAGGCTTGGGCTCGGCCGTTGAGAATTATAGACAGCTAGATATACAGGCATTCTACAGTCTACACCCCGCCAACG GTTAA